One Vigna unguiculata cultivar IT97K-499-35 chromosome 7, ASM411807v1, whole genome shotgun sequence genomic region harbors:
- the LOC114190189 gene encoding uncharacterized protein LOC114190189: MSGGVGPTGSDIRLPREEQVDHKEEHGLHKTITTPRKPSFPSFRHLNCLAVVIVLSASGMICPQDFAFVAFSIVYVLLLSKVAFPSLHPSKDTPVFNPQNKMFALYIFVAAIIGLFAPIAYILDGIFEGDKEGIKAAAPHVFLLASQVFMEGVTYYGGFSIPIRAFVPIFYNSRRIFTIVDWLRSEINKVNEEHSGSARRIYVGRVLAVANMAFWCYNLFGFLLPVYLPRVFKLYYSPPKDKD, translated from the coding sequence ATGTCTGGTGGTGTTGGTCCAACCGGTTCTGACATTAGATTACCAAGAGAGGAACAAGTTGATCACAAAGAAGAACATGGACTTCACAAAACCATCACCACACCAAGAAAACCAAGTTTCCCGTCTTTCCGCCATCTCAATTGCTTGGCCGTGGTCATTGTGCTGTCTGCAAGTGGCATGATTTGTCCTCAAGACTTTGCTTTTGTAGCATTCTCCATAGTCTACGTGTTGCTCCTGTCAAAAGTGGCTTTTCCATCTCTTCACCCATCAAAAGACACCCCAGTTTTCAACCCACAAAACAAAATGTTTGCCCTTTATATATTTGTAGCGGCCATCATTGGACTTTTTGCCCCAATTGCCTATATCTTAGACGGAATATTTGAGGGTGACAAAGAAGGGATCAAGGCAGCAGCACCCCATGTTTTTCTcttggccagccaagttttcATGGAAGGGGTGACATACTATGGCGGGTTCTCAATTCCGATTAGGGCTTTTGTGCCTATCTTCTACAATTCAAGGCGGATTTTCACGATTGTGGATTGGCTGAGGAGTGAGATCAACAAGGTTAACGAAGAACACAGTGGGTCTGCAAGGAGAATCTATGTGGGGAGAGTGCTTGCTGTGGCTAACATGGCCTTCTGGTGTTACAATTTGTTTGGATTTCTGTTGCCTGTTTATCTTCCTAGGGTTTTCAAGTTGTATTACTCTCCTCCTAAAGACAAGGACTGA